Proteins encoded within one genomic window of Manis pentadactyla isolate mManPen7 chromosome 4, mManPen7.hap1, whole genome shotgun sequence:
- the GEMIN4 gene encoding gem-associated protein 4 isoform X1 → MDLGPLNICEEMTILHGGFLLAKQLFHPRALVELTKSDWEHVGRPIVEALREISATAGSQPFAWKKKALIIIWARVLQPYPITPSDTETRWQEDVFFSVGNMIPTVNHTVLFELLKSLEASGLFIELLMALPTAICYAELEHFLEHMTVDTSSKDVAFFLNVWWEMMKHKENQQDPLLSHFRTVAHKYVSSSDEFSHPPKRFKSDPDVCPTMPLLAMLLTGLKQIQNRILCPGMKCRALANLADMLTVFALMEDDPQEVCATVYLDKLATVICVWNSDTQNPYHQQALAEKVKEAERDISLTSFSKLPSETVFMGFEFLHSLLREWGEELQAMLNNSQGMSYDSYRLCDSLTAFSQNLKLYLDTSSLSKEERQVVSELAECVADFLMKVNRVLKNKGSEKDIAASIAMTIIEQKMERHMEMCYIFASEKRWAFSEEWLACLVNNWALFREPDLVLKLLETVMEVSTTERAIPKSQIKQVINLILECYSDLSLPDKNKVLSGVLLSWGQKGLSEKLLVYLEGFQEDLNTTLNQLTQSASEEGLFRAIVSMARLVILHPEITVKKMCSMAVVSLGTHKFLAQILTAFPALRFTEEQEPNPAPTFMVSCLKETVWTKFSTPKEEKQFLEFLNCLMNPVKPQGIPAAALLEPDEVLKEFVLPSLMLDVDEVDLSLKIFIQTLEANACLEEYWLQTCSPFPLIFSLCRLLDCFSKYWQLPREKRCLSLDGKDMVTHILELLCETVLANAETSSPDTWIRSLSWLHRKLEQLDWTVGLRLKNFFEGHFKCEVPATLFEICKLPEDEWTSQAPPVYGPGTGLLAWMECCSISNSISEQMLSLLVVDVDNPEEVRLFSKGFLVALVQVMPWCSPQEWQYLHQLTRKLLEKQLLHVPYSLEYIQFVPLLNLKPFARELQLSVLFLRAFQFLCSQSCRNWLPMEGWSHVVKLLCNSLTNLLDSVRLIQSVGHLAQGQEQDLTQETLFFYTQIFCHVLHIMAMLHQEVCEPLYVLALEILTCYETLSKTNSSVSSLLQKVNEQRFLESIAENISPEERRQTLLQKINSF, encoded by the exons ATGGACCTAG GACCCTTGAATATCTGTGAAGAAATGACTATTTTACATGGGGGCTTCTTGCTGGCCAAGCAGCTGTTCCACCCCAGAGCATTGGTAGAATTGACAAAGTCGGACTGGGAGCATGTTGGTCGGCCCATTGTGGAGGCCTTGAGGGAGATCTCTGCTACAGCAGGCTCCCAGCCCTTTGCCTGGAAGAAGAAAGCTCTGATCATCATCTGGGCCAGGGTTCTTCAGCCCTACCCTATCACTCCTTCTGACACTGAAACTCGGTGGCAGGAAGATGTGTTCTTCTCAGTAGGCAACATGATCCCTACTGTCAATCATACGGTCCTTTTTGAGCTGCTCAAGTCCCTGGAAGCTTCTGGACTTTTTATCGAGCTCCTGATGGCCCTGCCTACCGCCATCTGCTATGCAGAACTAGAGCACTTTTTGGAGCACATGACTGTTGACACTTCTTCAAAGGATGTGGCTTTTTTCCTCAACGTCTGGTGGGAAATGATGAAGCACAAGGAGAATCAGCAGGATCCCCTGCTCTCCCACTTTAGGACAGTGGCTCATAAGTACGTGTCCTCTTCAGATGAGTTCTCCCATCCTCCAAAAAGGTTTAAGTCTGACCCAGATGTGTGTCCTACCATGCCCCTGTTGGCCATGCTGCTCACTGGGCTGAAGCAAATCCAAAATAGAATCCTGTGCCCTGGGATGAAGTGCCGTGCATTAGCCAACTTGGCTGACATGCTGACAGTGTTTGCACTCATGGAGGACGACCCTCAGGAAGTGTGTGCAACTGTGTATCTAGACAAGCTGGCCACTGTGATCTGTGTGTGGAATTCAGACACCCAGAACCCATATCACCAACAGGCGCTGGCAGAGAAGGTCAAAGAGGCAGAACGGGACATCAGCTTGACCTCATTCTCCAAGCTCCCCAGTGAGACGGTTTTCATGGGGTTTGAGTTCCTGCACAGCCTGCTGCGGGAGTGGGGGGAGGAGCTGCAGGCCATGCTCAACAACAGTCAGGGGATGAGTTATGACAGCTACCGGCTGTGTGACAGTCTGACTGCCTTCAGCCAGAACTTGAAACTCTACTTGGACACCTCCAGTTTGTCCAAGGAGGAGAGGCAGGTGGTCTCCGAGCTGGCAGAGTGTGTCGCGGACTTCCTGATGAAAGTGAACAGGGTACTAAAGAACAAGGGCTCTGAAAAGGACATCGCTGCCTCCATTGCCATGACCATTATTGAACAGAAGATGGAACGGCACATGGAAATGTGCTACATTTTTGCTTCTGAGAAGAGATGGGCCTTCTCAGAAGAGTGGCTAGCCTGCCTGGTTAATAATTGGGCTCTCTTCCGAGAGCCAGACTTGGTTTTAAAGCTTCTGGAAACAGTGATGGAAGTCAGCACAACAGAGAGAGCCATCCCTAAATCTCAGATCAAACAAGTGATCAACTTGATCCTGGAATGTTATTCAGACCTCTCCTTGCCAGATAAAAATAAAGTCCTCTCAGGAGTCCTGCTTTCCTGGGGACAAAAGGGTCTCTCTGAGAAGCTGTTGGTTTACTTGGAGGGGTTTCAGGAAGACCTCAATACAACACTGAACCAACTCACACAGAGTGCCTCTGAAGAGGGCTTGTTTAGAGCCATAGTCTCTATGGCCCGCTTGGTAATACTGCACCCAGAGATCACAGTGAAGAAAATGTGCAGCATGGCAGTGGTCAGCCTTGGCACCCACAAGTTCCTGGCTCAGATCCTCACTGCCTTCCCTGCCCTTAGGTTCACAGAAGAGCAGGAGCCAAATCCAGCCCCAACTTTCATGGTGTCCTGCCTCAAAGAAACCGTCTGGACAAAGTTCTCTACACCTAAGGAAGAAAAGCAGTTCTTGGAGTTCCTGAACTGCCTAATGAATCCTGTGAAGCCCCAAGGAATTCCAGCTGCTGCTCTTCTTGAGCCAGATGAGGTACTGAAGGAGTTTGTTCTGCCTTCCTTGATGCTGGACGTTGACGAAGTGGACCTCAGTCTGAAGATCTTTATCCAGACTCTGGAAGCAAATGCGTGCTTAGAGGAATACTGGCTCCAGACCTGTTCCCCATTCCCCCTCATTTTCAGCTTGTGCCGGCTCCTGGATTGTTTCAGTAAATACTGGCAGCTGCCCAGGGAGAAGAGGTGCCTCTCTTTGGATGGGAAGGATATGGTGACACATATCCTGGAGCTCCTCTGTGAGACTGTATTGGCTAATGCCGAGACCTCCTCCCCAGACACCTGGATCAGGTCCCTGTCCTGGCTCCATCGGAAGCTGGAGCAATTAGACTGGACTGTGGGTCTAAGACTGAAGAACTTCTTTGAGGGCCACTTTAAGTGTGAGGTGCCAGCCACACTTTTTGAGATCTGTAAGCTCCCTGAGGATGAGTGGACCTCGCAGGCTCCCCCTGTGTATGGGCCAGGCACAGGGCTTCTTGCCTGGATGGAGTGCTGCTCCATCTCCAACAGCATCTCTGAGCAGATGCTCTCCCTCTTGGTGGTGGATGTGGACAACCCTGAGGAGGTCAGATTGTTTAGCAAGGGCTTTCTGGTGGCCCTGGTGCAGGTAATGCCTTGGTGCAGCCCCCAGGAGTGGCAGTACCTTCATCAGTTGACTAGGAAACTGTTGGAGAAACAGCTTCTGCATGTCCCTTATAGCCTGGAATATATTCAGTTTGTTCCTTTGCTCAACCTGAAGCCCTTTGCCCGGGAGCTCCAGCTCTCTGTACTCTTCCTGAGAGCTTTCCAGTTTCTCTGCAGCCAGAGTTGTCGTAACTGGCTTCCAATGGAAGGCTGGAGCCATGTTGTCAAACTCCTCTGTAACAGTCTGACCAACCTCCTGGACTCGGTTAGGTTGATACAGTCAGTTGGCCATTTGGCCCAAGGACAAGAACAGGACCTGACCCAAGAAACCCTATTTTTTTATACCCAGATATTCTGTCATGTTCTGCACATAATGGCCATGCTCCACCAAGAGGTGTGTGAACCACTCTATGTTTTGGCCTTAGAAATTCTGACCTGCTATGAGACCCTGAGCAAGACCAACTCCTCTGTTAGCTCCTTGCTCCAGAAGGTAAATGAGCAGCGCTTCTTAGAGTCAATTGCGGAGAACATTAGCCCCGAGGAGCGGCGCCAAACCCTGCTGCAGAAGATCAACAGCTTTTGA
- the GEMIN4 gene encoding gem-associated protein 4 isoform X2 — MTILHGGFLLAKQLFHPRALVELTKSDWEHVGRPIVEALREISATAGSQPFAWKKKALIIIWARVLQPYPITPSDTETRWQEDVFFSVGNMIPTVNHTVLFELLKSLEASGLFIELLMALPTAICYAELEHFLEHMTVDTSSKDVAFFLNVWWEMMKHKENQQDPLLSHFRTVAHKYVSSSDEFSHPPKRFKSDPDVCPTMPLLAMLLTGLKQIQNRILCPGMKCRALANLADMLTVFALMEDDPQEVCATVYLDKLATVICVWNSDTQNPYHQQALAEKVKEAERDISLTSFSKLPSETVFMGFEFLHSLLREWGEELQAMLNNSQGMSYDSYRLCDSLTAFSQNLKLYLDTSSLSKEERQVVSELAECVADFLMKVNRVLKNKGSEKDIAASIAMTIIEQKMERHMEMCYIFASEKRWAFSEEWLACLVNNWALFREPDLVLKLLETVMEVSTTERAIPKSQIKQVINLILECYSDLSLPDKNKVLSGVLLSWGQKGLSEKLLVYLEGFQEDLNTTLNQLTQSASEEGLFRAIVSMARLVILHPEITVKKMCSMAVVSLGTHKFLAQILTAFPALRFTEEQEPNPAPTFMVSCLKETVWTKFSTPKEEKQFLEFLNCLMNPVKPQGIPAAALLEPDEVLKEFVLPSLMLDVDEVDLSLKIFIQTLEANACLEEYWLQTCSPFPLIFSLCRLLDCFSKYWQLPREKRCLSLDGKDMVTHILELLCETVLANAETSSPDTWIRSLSWLHRKLEQLDWTVGLRLKNFFEGHFKCEVPATLFEICKLPEDEWTSQAPPVYGPGTGLLAWMECCSISNSISEQMLSLLVVDVDNPEEVRLFSKGFLVALVQVMPWCSPQEWQYLHQLTRKLLEKQLLHVPYSLEYIQFVPLLNLKPFARELQLSVLFLRAFQFLCSQSCRNWLPMEGWSHVVKLLCNSLTNLLDSVRLIQSVGHLAQGQEQDLTQETLFFYTQIFCHVLHIMAMLHQEVCEPLYVLALEILTCYETLSKTNSSVSSLLQKVNEQRFLESIAENISPEERRQTLLQKINSF; from the coding sequence ATGACTATTTTACATGGGGGCTTCTTGCTGGCCAAGCAGCTGTTCCACCCCAGAGCATTGGTAGAATTGACAAAGTCGGACTGGGAGCATGTTGGTCGGCCCATTGTGGAGGCCTTGAGGGAGATCTCTGCTACAGCAGGCTCCCAGCCCTTTGCCTGGAAGAAGAAAGCTCTGATCATCATCTGGGCCAGGGTTCTTCAGCCCTACCCTATCACTCCTTCTGACACTGAAACTCGGTGGCAGGAAGATGTGTTCTTCTCAGTAGGCAACATGATCCCTACTGTCAATCATACGGTCCTTTTTGAGCTGCTCAAGTCCCTGGAAGCTTCTGGACTTTTTATCGAGCTCCTGATGGCCCTGCCTACCGCCATCTGCTATGCAGAACTAGAGCACTTTTTGGAGCACATGACTGTTGACACTTCTTCAAAGGATGTGGCTTTTTTCCTCAACGTCTGGTGGGAAATGATGAAGCACAAGGAGAATCAGCAGGATCCCCTGCTCTCCCACTTTAGGACAGTGGCTCATAAGTACGTGTCCTCTTCAGATGAGTTCTCCCATCCTCCAAAAAGGTTTAAGTCTGACCCAGATGTGTGTCCTACCATGCCCCTGTTGGCCATGCTGCTCACTGGGCTGAAGCAAATCCAAAATAGAATCCTGTGCCCTGGGATGAAGTGCCGTGCATTAGCCAACTTGGCTGACATGCTGACAGTGTTTGCACTCATGGAGGACGACCCTCAGGAAGTGTGTGCAACTGTGTATCTAGACAAGCTGGCCACTGTGATCTGTGTGTGGAATTCAGACACCCAGAACCCATATCACCAACAGGCGCTGGCAGAGAAGGTCAAAGAGGCAGAACGGGACATCAGCTTGACCTCATTCTCCAAGCTCCCCAGTGAGACGGTTTTCATGGGGTTTGAGTTCCTGCACAGCCTGCTGCGGGAGTGGGGGGAGGAGCTGCAGGCCATGCTCAACAACAGTCAGGGGATGAGTTATGACAGCTACCGGCTGTGTGACAGTCTGACTGCCTTCAGCCAGAACTTGAAACTCTACTTGGACACCTCCAGTTTGTCCAAGGAGGAGAGGCAGGTGGTCTCCGAGCTGGCAGAGTGTGTCGCGGACTTCCTGATGAAAGTGAACAGGGTACTAAAGAACAAGGGCTCTGAAAAGGACATCGCTGCCTCCATTGCCATGACCATTATTGAACAGAAGATGGAACGGCACATGGAAATGTGCTACATTTTTGCTTCTGAGAAGAGATGGGCCTTCTCAGAAGAGTGGCTAGCCTGCCTGGTTAATAATTGGGCTCTCTTCCGAGAGCCAGACTTGGTTTTAAAGCTTCTGGAAACAGTGATGGAAGTCAGCACAACAGAGAGAGCCATCCCTAAATCTCAGATCAAACAAGTGATCAACTTGATCCTGGAATGTTATTCAGACCTCTCCTTGCCAGATAAAAATAAAGTCCTCTCAGGAGTCCTGCTTTCCTGGGGACAAAAGGGTCTCTCTGAGAAGCTGTTGGTTTACTTGGAGGGGTTTCAGGAAGACCTCAATACAACACTGAACCAACTCACACAGAGTGCCTCTGAAGAGGGCTTGTTTAGAGCCATAGTCTCTATGGCCCGCTTGGTAATACTGCACCCAGAGATCACAGTGAAGAAAATGTGCAGCATGGCAGTGGTCAGCCTTGGCACCCACAAGTTCCTGGCTCAGATCCTCACTGCCTTCCCTGCCCTTAGGTTCACAGAAGAGCAGGAGCCAAATCCAGCCCCAACTTTCATGGTGTCCTGCCTCAAAGAAACCGTCTGGACAAAGTTCTCTACACCTAAGGAAGAAAAGCAGTTCTTGGAGTTCCTGAACTGCCTAATGAATCCTGTGAAGCCCCAAGGAATTCCAGCTGCTGCTCTTCTTGAGCCAGATGAGGTACTGAAGGAGTTTGTTCTGCCTTCCTTGATGCTGGACGTTGACGAAGTGGACCTCAGTCTGAAGATCTTTATCCAGACTCTGGAAGCAAATGCGTGCTTAGAGGAATACTGGCTCCAGACCTGTTCCCCATTCCCCCTCATTTTCAGCTTGTGCCGGCTCCTGGATTGTTTCAGTAAATACTGGCAGCTGCCCAGGGAGAAGAGGTGCCTCTCTTTGGATGGGAAGGATATGGTGACACATATCCTGGAGCTCCTCTGTGAGACTGTATTGGCTAATGCCGAGACCTCCTCCCCAGACACCTGGATCAGGTCCCTGTCCTGGCTCCATCGGAAGCTGGAGCAATTAGACTGGACTGTGGGTCTAAGACTGAAGAACTTCTTTGAGGGCCACTTTAAGTGTGAGGTGCCAGCCACACTTTTTGAGATCTGTAAGCTCCCTGAGGATGAGTGGACCTCGCAGGCTCCCCCTGTGTATGGGCCAGGCACAGGGCTTCTTGCCTGGATGGAGTGCTGCTCCATCTCCAACAGCATCTCTGAGCAGATGCTCTCCCTCTTGGTGGTGGATGTGGACAACCCTGAGGAGGTCAGATTGTTTAGCAAGGGCTTTCTGGTGGCCCTGGTGCAGGTAATGCCTTGGTGCAGCCCCCAGGAGTGGCAGTACCTTCATCAGTTGACTAGGAAACTGTTGGAGAAACAGCTTCTGCATGTCCCTTATAGCCTGGAATATATTCAGTTTGTTCCTTTGCTCAACCTGAAGCCCTTTGCCCGGGAGCTCCAGCTCTCTGTACTCTTCCTGAGAGCTTTCCAGTTTCTCTGCAGCCAGAGTTGTCGTAACTGGCTTCCAATGGAAGGCTGGAGCCATGTTGTCAAACTCCTCTGTAACAGTCTGACCAACCTCCTGGACTCGGTTAGGTTGATACAGTCAGTTGGCCATTTGGCCCAAGGACAAGAACAGGACCTGACCCAAGAAACCCTATTTTTTTATACCCAGATATTCTGTCATGTTCTGCACATAATGGCCATGCTCCACCAAGAGGTGTGTGAACCACTCTATGTTTTGGCCTTAGAAATTCTGACCTGCTATGAGACCCTGAGCAAGACCAACTCCTCTGTTAGCTCCTTGCTCCAGAAGGTAAATGAGCAGCGCTTCTTAGAGTCAATTGCGGAGAACATTAGCCCCGAGGAGCGGCGCCAAACCCTGCTGCAGAAGATCAACAGCTTTTGA